The proteins below are encoded in one region of Alistipes communis:
- the purB gene encoding adenylosuccinate lyase, whose amino-acid sequence MLLSNLTAISPVDGRYRKVTERLADYFSEYALIRYRVRVEVEYFIALCELPLPELKGIDTTAFERLRGLYRDFSTADAERVKEIERTTNHDVKAVEYLLKEKMDALGLGACKEFVHFGLTSQDINNTAIPLSIKEALAEVCYPALAELREKLAALAAEWHAVPMLAHTHGQPASPTRLGKELMVFVERLDRQIDQLKAVAVTAKFGGATGNFNAHHVAYPAVDWIAFANRFVGNTLGLTRSQYTTQIEHYDNLAALFDALKRIDTILIDLCRDMWTYISMEYFKQRIKAGEIGSSAMPHKVNPIDFENAEGNLGIANALYEHLAGKLPVSRMQRDLTDSTVLRNVGVPVAHTLLAVASLMKGLGKVILNEEALRRDLDDNWAVVAEGIQTVLRRAGYPSPYEALKALTRTNTHITAEAIAAFIAGLDVSEEVKAELRAITPASYTGIDF is encoded by the coding sequence AATACGCCCTGATCCGCTACCGCGTCCGCGTCGAAGTGGAGTATTTCATCGCCCTGTGCGAACTGCCGCTGCCCGAATTGAAAGGGATCGACACGACCGCATTCGAGCGACTGCGCGGACTTTACCGCGACTTCTCGACGGCCGACGCCGAGCGCGTCAAGGAGATCGAGCGCACGACCAACCACGACGTGAAAGCCGTCGAGTACCTGCTCAAAGAGAAGATGGATGCGCTGGGGCTGGGCGCCTGCAAGGAGTTCGTCCACTTCGGCCTCACGTCGCAGGACATCAACAACACGGCCATTCCGCTCTCGATCAAGGAGGCGCTGGCGGAGGTCTGCTACCCTGCACTGGCCGAACTGCGCGAGAAGCTCGCCGCGCTGGCCGCCGAGTGGCACGCCGTCCCGATGCTGGCCCACACGCACGGCCAGCCCGCCTCGCCCACGCGGCTGGGCAAGGAGCTGATGGTCTTCGTCGAACGGCTCGACCGGCAGATCGACCAATTGAAAGCCGTCGCCGTCACGGCCAAATTCGGCGGTGCGACGGGCAATTTCAACGCCCACCACGTCGCCTACCCCGCCGTCGACTGGATCGCGTTCGCCAACCGTTTCGTCGGGAATACACTGGGGCTGACCCGCTCGCAGTACACCACCCAGATCGAGCATTACGACAATCTGGCGGCGCTGTTCGACGCGCTCAAACGCATCGACACCATTCTCATCGACCTCTGCCGCGACATGTGGACCTATATTTCGATGGAGTATTTCAAGCAGCGCATCAAGGCCGGCGAGATCGGTTCGAGCGCCATGCCCCACAAGGTCAACCCGATCGACTTCGAAAATGCCGAAGGCAATCTGGGCATCGCCAACGCGCTCTACGAGCATCTGGCGGGCAAGCTGCCCGTTTCGCGTATGCAGCGCGACCTGACCGACTCGACCGTGCTGCGCAATGTCGGCGTTCCGGTGGCCCACACGCTGCTGGCCGTCGCTTCGCTGATGAAGGGGCTGGGCAAGGTGATTCTCAACGAGGAGGCGCTGCGCCGCGATCTGGACGACAACTGGGCCGTCGTGGCCGAAGGCATCCAGACCGTCCTGCGCCGTGCGGGCTATCCCTCGCCCTACGAAGCGCTCAAAGCGCTCACGCGCACCAACACCCACATCACCGCCGAGGCGATCGCCGCATTCATCGCCGGGCTCGACGTCTCGGAAGAGGTCAAGGCCGAGTTGCGCGCCATCACCCCCGCCAGCTACACGGGCATCGACTTCTGA
- a CDS encoding HU family DNA-binding protein, which translates to MTKAELVKAIAAQTGVEAVTVATVVEQMMEEIRQSMIGGENVYLRGFGSFILKHRAQKVARNIAKNTSITIPAHNIPAFKPSKEFMDKVK; encoded by the coding sequence ATGACAAAAGCAGAACTGGTAAAAGCAATCGCCGCACAGACCGGCGTCGAAGCCGTGACGGTCGCCACCGTAGTAGAACAGATGATGGAGGAGATCCGCCAGTCGATGATCGGCGGGGAGAACGTCTACCTGCGCGGTTTCGGAAGTTTCATCCTCAAACACCGTGCGCAGAAGGTGGCGCGGAACATCGCCAAGAACACGTCGATCACGATCCCCGCACACAACATTCCGGCTTTCAAGCCGTCGAAGGAGTTCATGGACAAAGTGAAGTAG
- a CDS encoding DoxX family protein: MSRILRFLFPTTRYTARASLFLLALRVLFGVLLLSHGIAKVDDFAALSEVFPDPLGLGSRISLTLAIFGELFCSVGFIVGAFYRLALIPMIFTMCVALFVVHGDDPFAVKELAAIYLSVFVLMYISGPGNYALDRLIAERLRN, from the coding sequence ATGTCACGAATCCTGCGGTTCCTCTTCCCGACGACGCGCTATACCGCACGGGCTTCGCTCTTCCTGCTGGCCCTGCGGGTGCTCTTCGGCGTGCTGCTGCTGTCGCACGGCATCGCGAAAGTCGACGATTTCGCCGCGCTGTCCGAAGTCTTCCCCGACCCGTTGGGGCTGGGCAGCCGAATTTCGCTGACGCTGGCCATTTTCGGGGAGTTGTTTTGTTCGGTCGGGTTCATCGTCGGCGCCTTCTACCGGCTGGCGCTCATCCCGATGATCTTCACCATGTGCGTCGCGCTGTTCGTCGTCCACGGCGACGATCCCTTCGCCGTGAAGGAACTCGCCGCGATCTACCTCTCGGTCTTCGTCCTGATGTATATTTCGGGACCCGGCAACTATGCGCTTGACCGCCTGATCGCCGAGCGGCTTCGCAATTAG
- a CDS encoding YceD family protein encodes MDVTKQYAIAWKGLKNGTYRFDFKVDNALFEAYGSTDIKDGDLSVGVTLERGESMLSLQTVIRGTVTVACDRCLEDCRLPVAFDGTLLVRFSDEVADYDGEVMWISPAEGEVSLAQYIYESIVLSLPYQRVHPEGECDADMLHRFRIVSQEEFSQIEHDAETRAEASQPLDGDALAQLSSLKEKLEGEKK; translated from the coding sequence ATGGATGTGACGAAACAATACGCAATCGCCTGGAAAGGGCTGAAAAACGGCACCTACCGCTTTGATTTCAAGGTGGATAATGCGCTGTTCGAGGCCTATGGGTCGACCGACATCAAGGACGGCGACCTCTCGGTCGGGGTCACGCTCGAACGGGGCGAGTCGATGCTCTCGTTGCAAACCGTCATCCGCGGTACGGTGACCGTCGCCTGCGACCGCTGCCTGGAAGATTGCCGCCTGCCCGTCGCTTTCGACGGAACGCTGCTCGTCCGCTTTTCGGACGAAGTCGCCGACTACGACGGCGAGGTGATGTGGATTTCGCCGGCCGAGGGGGAAGTGTCGCTCGCACAATATATTTATGAGAGCATCGTACTCTCGCTGCCCTACCAGCGGGTGCATCCCGAAGGCGAATGCGACGCCGACATGCTGCACCGTTTCCGGATCGTCTCGCAGGAGGAGTTTTCGCAGATCGAACACGACGCCGAAACCCGCGCCGAAGCCTCGCAACCGCTCGACGGCGACGCGCTGGCACAGCTCTCTTCGCTCAAAGAGAAGTTGGAAGGCGAAAAGAAGTAG
- the rpmF gene encoding 50S ribosomal protein L32, whose translation MAHPKHKISSTRRDKRRTHYKAVVPTVVTCSNCGAAVLYHRVCPECGFYRGKLAIEKKAAE comes from the coding sequence ATGGCACATCCTAAACACAAAATCTCGTCTACCCGACGCGATAAGAGAAGAACCCACTACAAGGCTGTCGTTCCGACCGTCGTAACCTGCTCGAACTGCGGCGCAGCGGTGCTCTACCACCGTGTCTGCCCGGAGTGCGGTTTCTACCGCGGCAAGCTGGCGATCGAGAAGAAGGCCGCCGAATAA
- the plsX gene encoding phosphate acyltransferase PlsX encodes MGGDFAPEAAVKGAVMASAEIGADSKIVLFGDKERIEAILAGESCPADRFEIVPTTEVIEMGDHPAKAFQQKADSSITVGFAHLAKDAIQGFASAGSTGAMMVGSMQVIKPIDGIIRPTISSLVPTVAGRPALLLDVGLNVDCKPEVLNQYGLIGSIYAESVLGIPNPRVAILNIGEEETKGNAQSKAAHEMMKASGRFNFVGNVESSHIFSGKVADVIVCDGFTGNVILKMAEGLYRINNALGGNNNKFWEAMNYEHVGGTPVLGVGAPVIIGHGCSSPLAIRSMILSTEHTAKAGLTEKLRLAFTD; translated from the coding sequence ATGGGCGGCGACTTCGCACCGGAAGCCGCCGTAAAGGGAGCCGTCATGGCATCCGCAGAGATCGGCGCCGACAGCAAAATCGTACTCTTCGGCGACAAGGAGCGCATCGAGGCGATCCTCGCCGGAGAGAGTTGCCCGGCCGACCGTTTCGAGATCGTTCCCACGACCGAAGTCATCGAGATGGGCGACCACCCCGCCAAGGCATTCCAGCAAAAGGCGGATTCGAGCATCACGGTCGGATTCGCACACTTGGCCAAGGATGCCATCCAGGGCTTCGCATCGGCCGGCAGCACGGGTGCGATGATGGTCGGTTCGATGCAGGTCATCAAACCGATCGACGGAATCATCCGCCCCACCATTTCGTCGCTCGTACCGACGGTAGCGGGGCGCCCCGCCCTGTTGCTGGACGTGGGTCTGAACGTCGACTGCAAGCCCGAAGTGCTGAACCAGTACGGCCTGATCGGCTCGATCTACGCCGAGAGCGTGCTGGGGATCCCCAATCCCCGCGTGGCGATTCTCAACATCGGGGAGGAGGAGACCAAAGGCAACGCCCAATCCAAGGCGGCCCACGAAATGATGAAGGCTTCGGGCCGTTTCAATTTCGTCGGCAACGTCGAAAGTTCGCATATCTTCTCCGGCAAGGTCGCCGACGTGATCGTCTGCGACGGTTTCACGGGCAACGTCATCCTGAAAATGGCCGAAGGGCTCTACCGCATCAACAACGCGCTGGGCGGCAACAACAACAAATTCTGGGAAGCGATGAACTACGAACACGTCGGCGGTACGCCGGTGCTGGGCGTCGGTGCTCCGGTCATCATCGGGCACGGCTGTTCCTCGCCCCTTGCGATCCGGAGCATGATTCTCTCCACGGAACATACCGCGAAGGCCGGTCTGACCGAGAAACTCCGGCTTGCATTCACCGATTAA
- a CDS encoding beta-ketoacyl-ACP synthase III, whose amino-acid sequence MGKIRAAITGVGAYLPDYLLTNDELSRMVDTSDEWIMTRIGIKTRHILKGEALGTSYMGVKAVRNLLEKKNMNPEEIDLVICATVTPDMFFPSTGNLIAGEAGCKKAFAYDVSAACSGFLFALTTASKFVETGTCKKVIVVGADKMSSIVDYTDRKTCPIFGDGAAAVLLEPDEEGYGVIDHILHSDGTGAPHLYMKAGGSRYPASEETIRNNWHTITQDGQAVFKAAVSNMADVSVEMMERYNLTSDDIRYLVPHQANLRIIDATANRMGLTRNKCMINIDRYGNTTAATIPLCLYDYEKELKRGDKLILASFGGGYTWGSVYVKWAYDGESAK is encoded by the coding sequence ATGGGAAAAATCAGAGCTGCAATCACAGGCGTCGGCGCTTACCTCCCGGATTATCTCCTTACCAACGACGAACTGAGCCGTATGGTGGATACCTCCGACGAGTGGATCATGACACGCATCGGCATCAAGACCCGCCATATCCTCAAAGGCGAAGCGCTCGGCACCTCGTACATGGGCGTCAAAGCGGTACGGAATCTGCTCGAAAAGAAAAACATGAACCCCGAAGAGATCGATCTCGTCATCTGCGCGACGGTCACGCCCGACATGTTCTTCCCTTCGACGGGAAACCTCATCGCAGGCGAAGCAGGCTGTAAAAAGGCATTCGCCTACGACGTATCCGCCGCTTGCAGCGGATTTCTCTTCGCACTGACCACCGCTTCGAAATTCGTCGAAACGGGAACCTGCAAGAAGGTGATCGTCGTGGGTGCGGACAAGATGTCGTCGATCGTCGACTACACCGACCGCAAAACCTGCCCCATTTTCGGCGACGGCGCTGCGGCCGTACTGCTCGAACCCGACGAAGAAGGTTACGGCGTCATCGATCATATTCTCCATTCGGACGGTACGGGAGCACCCCACCTCTATATGAAAGCCGGCGGTTCGCGCTATCCCGCCTCCGAAGAGACCATCCGCAACAACTGGCACACCATCACGCAGGACGGGCAGGCCGTCTTCAAGGCCGCCGTCTCGAACATGGCCGACGTTTCGGTCGAGATGATGGAGCGCTACAACCTCACTTCGGACGACATCCGCTACCTCGTACCCCACCAGGCCAACCTGCGCATCATCGACGCTACGGCCAACCGCATGGGGCTGACCCGCAACAAATGTATGATCAACATCGACCGCTACGGCAACACCACCGCAGCGACGATTCCGCTGTGTCTCTACGACTACGAAAAGGAATTGAAGCGGGGCGACAAACTCATCCTCGCTTCGTTCGGCGGCGGCTACACCTGGGGATCGGTCTATGTGAAATGGGCCTACGACGGCGAATCCGCGAAATAG
- a CDS encoding PL29 family lyase N-terminal domain-containing protein codes for MSELSGRVEKLEQSVAKLNGDYTALSGIVDALEGKVYVSKVDPIADGYRITFSDGTTAEIKNGAAGAAAPVIGIDKDTDGLYYWTRTIDGKTEWLLNEENEKMPVSGVTPVMGVDAEGYWTISYDGGTTSSRVVDSEGNPVAALQDTSFFESVTYDDSYVYITLNDEAGTVIKLAKGADFYLSIKGAAALADFSYGQTKSFEVESKGVIKYTITKPDEWKVAYADGKLTVTAPTAEHASCADSEGEVSIVYFGPDNAGSITTLRVAVLEAPKIGDYLYSDGTWSDGGLISIGSDGLNPVWAEEKPAPVEGKSVVAIVCQTASDRIAQSEKDAGYTHGYAVAVRSAHGTDKVTTWWSSDVNFDCLKGAKLPSTWYENVNGYVETMTVRDTYGSNITMMPAFDWTINGFGLTAPATTSGWFLPSTGQLWDMIANLCGGGVASTMKEWQTSTYRVDYGYCSATVGYDVLARFNSTMEKIPADAKEELVVDDAGHPFCSIWASTPFDSEAVCIVEIGTKGMIELYINWYDADCAARPILAF; via the coding sequence TTGAGCGAACTGTCTGGTCGTGTCGAGAAATTGGAACAATCGGTGGCGAAGCTCAACGGCGATTATACCGCATTGTCTGGAATCGTCGATGCGTTGGAGGGCAAAGTTTACGTTTCGAAGGTCGATCCCATCGCCGACGGTTACCGGATCACCTTCTCGGACGGAACGACTGCCGAAATCAAGAACGGAGCCGCCGGAGCTGCAGCTCCGGTGATCGGAATCGACAAAGATACCGACGGTCTCTATTACTGGACGCGCACGATCGATGGAAAGACCGAATGGTTGCTGAACGAGGAGAATGAAAAAATGCCGGTATCGGGAGTTACGCCGGTGATGGGCGTGGATGCCGAGGGTTATTGGACGATTAGCTATGACGGCGGGACGACCTCTTCGCGTGTGGTGGACAGCGAAGGGAATCCGGTGGCGGCATTGCAGGATACCTCTTTTTTCGAAAGCGTCACGTATGACGACTCCTATGTCTACATCACGCTCAACGACGAAGCCGGGACGGTGATCAAGCTGGCTAAGGGTGCGGATTTCTATCTGAGCATCAAAGGCGCTGCGGCACTGGCCGATTTCTCCTACGGCCAGACCAAGAGTTTCGAGGTCGAGTCGAAGGGCGTGATCAAGTATACGATCACCAAACCCGACGAGTGGAAGGTCGCCTATGCCGACGGCAAACTGACGGTGACCGCTCCGACTGCCGAGCACGCTTCTTGCGCCGATTCGGAGGGCGAGGTGTCTATCGTCTATTTCGGTCCCGATAATGCCGGTTCGATCACGACGTTGCGCGTAGCCGTATTGGAGGCTCCGAAGATCGGCGATTATCTCTACTCCGATGGGACATGGAGCGACGGCGGTCTGATCAGTATCGGATCCGATGGACTCAATCCCGTGTGGGCGGAGGAGAAACCGGCTCCCGTCGAAGGGAAAAGCGTCGTAGCGATCGTCTGCCAGACAGCGTCGGATCGTATTGCGCAGAGTGAGAAAGATGCAGGTTACACGCACGGATATGCCGTAGCCGTGCGCAGTGCCCATGGGACGGACAAGGTGACGACATGGTGGTCGTCGGATGTGAATTTCGATTGTCTGAAAGGTGCGAAGCTGCCGTCGACGTGGTATGAAAATGTCAACGGATATGTCGAAACGATGACGGTTCGAGATACCTACGGTTCCAATATTACGATGATGCCGGCTTTCGATTGGACGATCAACGGTTTCGGCTTGACTGCACCTGCGACGACCAGCGGTTGGTTCCTGCCCAGTACCGGCCAGTTGTGGGATATGATCGCCAATCTCTGCGGAGGCGGTGTGGCTTCGACCATGAAAGAGTGGCAGACGTCGACCTATCGCGTGGATTATGGATATTGCAGTGCAACGGTCGGTTACGATGTGCTGGCACGTTTCAATTCCACGATGGAGAAGATTCCGGCCGATGCGAAAGAGGAGTTGGTCGTCGACGATGCGGGACATCCCTTCTGCTCGATCTGGGCTTCGACACCGTTCGATTCCGAAGCGGTCTGTATCGTCGAGATCGGTACGAAGGGTATGATCGAGTTGTATATCAATTGGTATGATGCCGATTGCGCCGCTCGTCCCATTCTCGCTTTCTGA
- a CDS encoding sn-glycerol-1-phosphate dehydrogenase, producing MNKVESALQRTTDTKALVIGSDALPRSAEMFKELFPGKRAIIVADKITYPLAGEAVKNYFAAAGIAQDEPHVYGYDDSFAEWTYVEELENVLKKTDAIPVAVGSGVINDLTKLTAHRCGRRYMCVGTAASMDGYTAYGASITYQGNKQTFDCPAPYGMALDPRIAAKAPKAMSASGYADLIAKIPAGADWMIADVVGSEAIDRFAFDLVQDGLQEALSDPEGVYNGDVKKVEQLAEGLLLSGFAMQAAKSSRPASGMEHQFSHFWDMEDLEFEGKHVSHGFKVGIGTLASTASLELLLAAPIESLDIDACVAKWKSWEETEKEILRIFDGKPGFIDRALTETKNKYVDKEGLRRELTAFKAAWPELKERIRKQIIPFEEVRRRLKLVGAPYEPEQLGVSRARFRDTFAKIPYMRSRFSNIDIAYRCGFMDEWLERLFGKGGIWEVE from the coding sequence TGCCCCGTTCGGCCGAGATGTTTAAGGAGTTGTTTCCCGGGAAACGGGCCATTATCGTGGCCGACAAGATCACTTATCCGCTGGCCGGTGAAGCCGTGAAGAACTATTTCGCCGCGGCCGGTATCGCGCAGGACGAACCGCACGTATACGGTTACGACGATTCGTTCGCCGAGTGGACGTATGTCGAGGAGTTGGAGAACGTGCTGAAAAAGACCGACGCTATTCCCGTGGCCGTGGGCTCGGGCGTCATCAACGACCTGACGAAGCTGACGGCGCACCGTTGCGGCCGTCGTTACATGTGCGTTGGCACGGCCGCCTCGATGGACGGTTATACGGCCTACGGCGCTTCGATCACTTATCAGGGTAACAAGCAGACGTTCGACTGTCCGGCGCCCTACGGCATGGCCCTCGATCCGCGGATCGCGGCTAAGGCCCCCAAGGCGATGTCGGCGTCGGGGTATGCCGATCTGATCGCCAAGATTCCTGCCGGCGCCGACTGGATGATCGCCGATGTCGTGGGATCGGAGGCGATCGACCGCTTTGCGTTCGATCTGGTGCAGGACGGTTTGCAGGAGGCGTTGAGCGATCCCGAAGGGGTCTACAACGGCGACGTGAAGAAGGTGGAACAGCTGGCCGAAGGACTGCTGCTGAGCGGTTTTGCCATGCAGGCCGCCAAATCGAGCCGTCCGGCGTCGGGCATGGAGCACCAGTTCAGCCACTTCTGGGATATGGAGGATTTGGAGTTCGAAGGTAAGCACGTGTCGCACGGCTTCAAGGTCGGCATCGGTACGCTGGCTTCGACCGCTTCGCTCGAACTGCTGCTCGCCGCACCGATCGAGTCGCTCGACATCGATGCCTGCGTGGCCAAGTGGAAGTCGTGGGAGGAGACCGAGAAGGAGATACTGCGTATCTTCGACGGGAAACCCGGCTTCATCGACCGCGCCCTGACCGAGACCAAGAACAAATATGTCGACAAGGAGGGGCTGCGTCGGGAACTTACGGCCTTCAAGGCCGCATGGCCCGAGCTGAAAGAGCGCATCCGCAAGCAGATCATTCCCTTCGAAGAGGTTCGCCGTCGCCTGAAACTGGTCGGCGCTCCCTACGAGCCGGAGCAGCTGGGTGTTTCGCGCGCCCGCTTCCGCGACACGTTCGCCAAGATTCCCTACATGCGCAGCCGTTTCTCGAATATCGACATCGCCTATCGCTGCGGGTTCATGGACGAGTGGCTCGAACGGCTGTTCGGCAAGGGCGGTATCTGGGAAGTAGAGTAG